A window of Xenopus laevis strain J_2021 chromosome 1L, Xenopus_laevis_v10.1, whole genome shotgun sequence genomic DNA:
AATGATGTACTTGCTTGAAGGCTGTGGGGGGCAACATCAAAGAAtgtgttgagcaacatgtttctcttaAGTCACTGGTTTGGAATAACTGGCCAAGAGATTGAATTTAGTTCGACTTAATGTGGAACTGATTTTGAACTGACAGATGTAATATCTCTTTTAGAGCTAACACAAAGTATTGATTCCAGCACAACCAAAagctaacaaaaaaaaagcctGGATTTTATATATCACTTTTCACACCAATAGCCCAGAGACTGGTTTTATTGATGATATCTTACCATGAGGTCCTTCAGAATGCTCATTTCATTTGTCTGGTAATCGCATCTTTCTCCTTCGCAGGGCTTAAGATCCCCTGAAATCTATGAGGTATAGAGTTCAGTATCAGAATAGTTCCACGTCTTACATGTTATTTTACCCAGAGTGGGCTCACAGCATTGACAGCCTAAATAGTACTGTTACCCCAACTGAGTCTAAGTATGTAGTAAGCCTATAGCTCTGTTTGCTACTAGAGTCATAAAATGCAAAGCCAGTAACCCAAGGAGGGCTGGGATTTCCTATATTACAGAAATATTATGAAGCTGCCCAATTGTGGCAAGTGTTAGCGTGGACATACTGGTCCTCTGAACTAATTTGGGTGAAAATTGAGAATGCATTGTTTCAGCCATATCATCCCGTTATGCATGGTTTTGGGCACCTTTAAGAATGCCAAAATTAGATATACCAATGCTTAAAACAACACGGCTAACTATAGAACAAATAGAACAAAGCTGAAATCCAAACTATTCTCTCCTTATTCCCCACTATCAGCACTTTTAGGAAAACCCTTATTCCATCCAGCCATTTCTGCTccttttaacagctttggggAGGTCACGTCTCTGTTTATAGTCAAGGATGTTTTGGATAATTCTCTGAAGAATATGCTTAGCTCTGAAGATGTTAAATTAAAGCTTCCAAATGCCCAAATACACTGGTTTATGTATTTCCAGATTAGGCATTATGTGATACcatttattcaatattttaaGAATAACTCTTTGATAATAACGTTGAACAAATAGCATACAAAGGCCTTCCTCAAAAGAAACTGATATCAAAAATATATGCTTTGGTCAATGACCCATTTAAGATATGAGACTACAGTGAAGTGGGAAAAGGCACCGAATATAGAAATTGCGCAGGAAGACTGGGAATCAATTTGGAAAAATGCTAAATGCAGTGTAACTTGTGCTAAGCAGAAAATATCTATAACATATTAATGCATTGGTATTTAACCCCAGTGAGGCCACACAAAACATTTCGTGAGGTTTCTCAGATATGTTGGAGATGTGGCGAAGCCCCAGGAGATGTCCCTCACATATTTTGGAACTGTGTGCAGATTCAACCGTTTCAGGAGGAAATTTTGGGCCTTGTAAGACCTTTTACACATGAGAACATACAGAAAGATATTCTTACTTGGCAAACCGGCTATAGGGCTCACTAAGGCGCAACAAAAGctgttaaatagtgatgggcgaatttgagcagTTTCGCCtagccgaaaaattcgcgaaattcacgaaacggcgaaaaatttgtgaaaccattTTTTACGCCGCCGTCCTATTTTTTTAgacgcggcgaaattttttttcgcttcgccgcaaaattcgcgaaacggcgaaaaattcatgaaacggcgccggcgtcgcgtttttgacgccggtggtCGTtttttcgccacaaatttgcgcctgccgaataaattcgcccatcactactgttaaatCATGTACATGCCATAGCTAGAATATCCATTGCAGCTAAATGGAAAACGTCAAACCTACCCTTATTAAGGGAAATCTATCAGAAAGTAAACAGTAATATATATTTTGAGCATAGGATTGCATATATTAAAAACACAATACCCAGTTTTCTAAAAGTGTGGACAGCCTGGGAGCTAATCTCAACTGAGTTATTTACAAAGATAAAGAGGCAGCAGCTTGATGATTAAAAAGATGTATGGTtacaacaattattttattttgttatcacTGTTCATGGTCAATATGTTGACCTTGTTGTTTGGGTTAATTATAGGAAAAAGCCTATAGCATTTCTATTTGTGCCTTTACTCAGTGCTTATAATAAGCATTATGAATAAGAAAGTGCCTACTAAGAAAGAAGCATTCTTTACCAATTCCAATCTGGAGCATGGgctaagaggttttttttttaatatctatatttAAAGCATACTGTTTGGAAGGTATTATATAAGAGaaggaaataaaacacaaaatgttatGTGCTCTTTTATTTATGTCTTACTGATAATGCAATAATACATTGTTTAGATTATGATATACGTATCCTTCAATATTATTGTATttctgtaaaaacaaataaaaatataagttgcaaaaaaaaaaaaaaaatgcaaagccaGAGTGGTGATAGACCCATGGACCCCTACTGGTAGTGGAGTCGATATGTTCAAGAGGTCCATGATGTAACCAACCCCTTAAATCTATGTCTGATTTAACAGTAGATATATTGATGACATACGTCTGGAAATGATCGCATGTCCAACTGATTTTTTTGCTGTCTGAAGACCAACCATGTGACCAGTGCTGGGCATTTGAGTCTAACTATGTTGTAAGCCTACGGCTCTGTTTGCTACTAGAGTCATAAAATGCAAAGCCAGAGTGGTGATAGACTCATGGACCCCTACTGGTAGTGGAGTCAATATGTTCTAGAGGCCCATGATGTGATAACTTCACACCCTTTAAATCGACATCTGATTTAACAGTAGATATATTGATGACATACCTCTGGAAATGATCGCATGTCCAACTGCCTTTTTCCGCCTGGATACCAACCATGTGACCAGTGCTGGGCATTTGAAAACTGTGTGCTGACCGCCAAGAGAACTATCAGCAGGAACACAAGGTGACCCTGACAGGCCATGAAGATGCTGATGTCTTTTGCAGTTTCTTAGAAGGGGCCTGGAACCGAAAAGTACATTCATGGTAAGATTTTGCCAAGAACTTGTGAATTGTGGTTGTACACAGATGAAAAAGGTGGCATTATAAAACAAACTAGTAGTAGtaactagtagtagtagtatatacTAGGTCTAAGGCAATGCAGTGAGCTACTAAACCTGGACAAATTTtgtccagtttacagtttcatttTATTACCCCCTAAgagtctttttttaaatataacatttgcattttttgctaTGTTAATGGTGTACAATGTATAATGATTGTGCTCTTCTGAATGTAGAACAATGTCCATTGTAGTCAAAAGGGAAATCAGAAAAAACTAATTCTGTGCATATGCGTCAGACTGGATCCACATGAGCAGTAATTATTATCACCCTATGTTTTATTAATTAGTTGATGTTGCTTCAAGGTTAGACTCTGGTAAGAGCAGCATCGAACCTTCCTGAGCTCCTCAGTATTCATAAATGCAACATGTCTATAAAATGAACACTGCTAGGCTGGACAGAGGGCTGCACTACCCCAAATCCCAGGAGGATTTTTacttatttgaaaaaataaaaagtttttctagTTTTACAAGATCTTATCTGATTAGAAATGCCTTCGACTGAAAGCCCCTATGGGGCAGGGCTACGGGAATGTGTTAAAcagggaataaataaatattatatttgtaacCTTATACGGGGTATGGATTTATCATGCCATTACTGTTTGGTCTCCTCTTCATCTACATGAACTTGCACAGAAGGCTGTTTGGAGTCCTAATACGTGAAAGGAGGCCTATATAGATGTGAGCAAATATTGGAATGCCTATTTGGAACACGGCCATCAGTTGGTTCCCCCTAGCATTATAAAAGAAGGGAAACTGCAGGAGGGTTCCATGAAGAAAAAGTGGATTGTATATGAAAGCAAACTCTACTGGGACTTTTTTATCGAGGCCTCCAGTATGAAGTGGCAGACCAGgtgatattattatatttccTGTGAAAGGCTAAAAAGTTAAAACCAATATTCTCTAAAGAACAGGAGATAAAAGAAGTGTAATCCAACGGGACAGAAGGCTCAAGCCTAGATGATTGATGGGCCCTTGAAGCTTGCTCTGCCTATGCAATTGATTCAACTAGTAGTTAGTCAGGTTTCACTAAGGCTAATAGGATGAAATTGTCTGTTGCAGCTTCATCTACCATGTTCCTATGTAGATTGGAAGGCTTCATATTTATGAACACCAAAATGTCCTTATAATACCAGCTCATGTGCCGTGGCCAGGATGTTCTGTCCATGAAATAACCACCATCCTAAGGTAAACAAGTAGATGTATAACATTGACATTTCAATTTCAAACCATTATAAAGTCTCATGTGGCCCCTGATGTGGCCTACAACCCATGTTCGAAAACTGATAAAGTCACATACAAGGGCAAAAAGACTGTAAAAAGTGGCAGTTAGTGGTTCTTGCACGAGGAAGGAAGGAGAGAACAGAACATAAGGACTTAAAGGGGGGAGACAAATTCACTTTAAACCTCAAGGGAGAACCAGGGAGAACGTTTTGTTGCAAACAGGTGGGGACTTCATTGCACAAGCCATAATTAATATGATTCATATATTTTGATTAAGTCCCGTGTTGTGCTAAACTTaactttctatatacaggtaactttctatatacaggtgtgggacctgttgtccagaatgcgctggacctggggttttctggatgatagatctttacgtaatttggatcttaatacctgaagtctaccaaaaaatcatgtaaatattaaataaacccaataggctggttttgcttccaataaggattaattatatcttagttgggatcaagtacaaactactgttttattattaaaaaaaaaaaaaaggaaatcactgttaaaatttgtaattattttgataaaatggagtctatgggagatgtccttctggatattaggtttctgtttaatggatcccatacctgtctgtATATAAGTTATTTTATGAAACTATGGagtgcaaatataaatatatttttcaatattaaaACGTAGGGGATATTAATATCTGTTTGATGGGGCTGGTTGATAGTAGAATGGCTTATCTAAAGAGgaacataaaataatattaagaaaTCAATATTTAAACAGAATGAAATGGCAAACCACCCTTTTATACTTATGTCGGTGATGCTGTGTGTAACAAGGCAGACTAATCCCAGGAGTAAGATACACAAAGCATTGAGCAGATGTTTCAGTACATGGGTAGTCACTAGGCACCGATCTCTATTAACTGCAAGTCATTCTAACTAAACTGGGTATAGAGCAGATTTGGTGGCATATGGGGGTGTCTTCTCTTTATTAACTGAACCCATATTTTATTcttcataaaaaatacaaatttcatgCCAACTTCTGGTACAATCCCTGACCCCCCCTACTTACCCCTCTGTCTGGAAAATACTGTTCAGGCTCTGAAACCCTCGCAACATATAAAATGACTTTTCTTATTATACAGGGGCATTCTCAAGGAGGGGTGGAAAATGTGACCATAAATAAtttaaagagaattaaaaaaaaaaaaaaaaagcaaaaggaatTGAGCAAATATTTACTGGCTTTAAATTGGATTTCAGGGGGTTTGCAGGCAAGTCGGGGGTAttgcatatgtgtgtgtttatgttcATCGTGTAATCTCCTTCCCCACGGATCAGGATTGCCCAGATGGAAACAAATTGTCATTTCCTAAACCAGGAGAAGTGATTATAACAGAGGCGCCGAGCATCACTTTCATTGGCAACTGCTGGACAATTCACTCCTCTGTCTGGAAAAGGGTTAATAGAATAGAAGGGGGCAACGGGGTTCCACAAAGCATCACTACTGCTCCACTGTGTTCCCTTCAAAAGAAATGggttaaatacacacacatatatatatgtatatttatataatacacacatacatatatatttatataatacacaaaagccatgaatatcctgtaaatgatatccttataaacggtgagtagtgatgtcatcagttataaacggtgagtagtgatgtcatttctgtcacatgactcactgaaacttgtgtattataataaataaagtacccccaattgtaaaatatgaggatattataagttacctcggagttccatgacctgtataaaaacactcggccttcggcctcgtgtttttatatggtcatgaaactcctcggtaacttataatatccttatattttacaagagggggtactttattcactatataatacacaaaagccatgaatatcttgtaaattatatccttataaacggtgagttctgatgtcatcagttataaacggtgagttctgatgtcatttctgtcacatgactcattgaaacttgtgtattataataaataaagtaccccctgttgcaaaatatgaggatattagaagtcacctgggagttccatgacctgtataataacactctgccttcggtctcatgcttttatatggtcatcaaactcctcggtaacttataatatccttatattttacaagagggggtactttattcactatataaacacacacatacataccttttatttacatttgtatagATGATTACAGTCAGACACCATGTATACAAAtataccttgagaaaggtccgaATGTGGACCAAAATGTTGTATTAGCTGTATATGCTCATAAAATTATAACTTTTTCAGTGTCACAAAACCCGGTGTTTCTGGTTTTATTgttatatctgttatccagaaacccattatccagaagctccgatttacggaaagcctgtctcccatagactccattttatccaaataatctaaatttttaaaaatgatttccttttctctgtaataataaaacagtaccttgtacaggtttgtgattcgttatccagaaacccattatgcagaaaatttCCCAATTACCAAAGGTCCATcctccatagactcaattataaccaaataatccaattttttaaaaatgatttcctttttctgtgtaataataaaacaggagcttgtacttgatcccaactaagatataattaattcttattgaaagcaaaagtagcctattgggtttatttaatgttcatatgattttctagtagatttaaggtatgaagatccaagttatggagagatcctttatctggaaaaccccaggtcccaagcattctagataacaggttccttacCTGTACTAAGAAGAtacaagtaatccttattggaggcaaaccaatattcttgggtttatttaatgtttaaattactttttataaagaatagagatccaaattatggaaagatcccaggtccagagcattctggataacaggtcccatacctgtactgtaatgcATCATACATATTATGTTATGTTCgcttatactggtatgggacctgttatccagaatgctcaggacctgtgatctttccataatttggatctctattctttgaaaaaagtaatttaaacattaattaaacccaataaaatcagtttgcctccaataaggattactatcttagttggggtcaaggaCAGGtatgaaaactgttatccagaatgctcaggacctgcagttttctggatttccataatttggatcttcctaccttaagtctcctagaaaatcatgtaaatattaaataaacccaatcggctggttttgcttccaataaggattaattatatcttagttgggatcaagtacaagatactgttttattattacacagaaaaaggaaataatttataaaaatataaattatttggataaaatggagtctatcgtatgggagacggcctttccataatttggagctttctggataacgggttttcagataacggatcccatacctgtatatattatcaTAGAACTATTTTGCGTGTTTATCTGTTCACAAGAACTGGTAAAGTTaaaccttttcatttttattttatttccaaaacatattctgtgtatatatacatatatatatatatatatatataatcatttcaaaacatatgtatgtattgtatataccgtaataatataaataaatatatcttgacatttaattatatttaacatgtatttctatatatatagtatagtacagtatacagatttatacaaaatatatacagaacTGTACATACACATACCTATTCTGAAAATAGAAACATTTACCGtttgtttgagatatatatatataaactgacaTAGAACAGTATatctacatataaaaaaataaaaaattgataatagtaaagttgaactttttgtgcaaagatatttttttcatttaaaaaaaaattgtcatttgaattatattatcaaaatatttttaggaCAAATGTCTAATTTTTGTAAtgcttgtaaataaatatttacatgttgTTCTCCGACAGCGCCTCTCGTCACAAAGCTAtcttgtagctgcccctgtgcacggaaaaGGATTTAAATACTAGAAAATCAAAAGAACCAGCACCAAGAGTCTTGTAGTTAAAAACTTATATTGTTACCATAGTATTTATAACCGACGTTTGGGTCCCCATTGGGAGAAAAAGgtactatgtaacaatataacaACACTCTTGATACTGGTtcttttgatttatatatatatatatatatatatatatatatatatatatatatatatatatatatatatatatatatatatatatatatacagtatatatactgtatatagttgtatatagaaaaatatatatcataatatatactGTGGTtattatacatagtaacatagtaatttagctTGAAAAGGACACAAGTCAATCACATATTTTGTCTATATAAAGTCTGTTTAACTGTTAGTTGATCTAGGAAGGCAACTCCCCCATCATATATCTCAtctttatatacattaaatattatataatatatatatgtgcagtcTAACAGTATTTAGACGTATtactaatacacacacacactgtatatacaataatGTATTAAGAAAATAGCAGTtgttgatattaaaggggaagttcttcTATGAGAATGAATGCAGTGAATATAATAAAGTAGAAGAGCAGGAGTATTGTCTGAAACGAGTGGAGATGAAGTTAGTGCAGGGGTGGTGTCTGACAGTTGCACGTACCTGACAGATGTTGCTCTTCTCCAGGTCTGAGTGAGGCtgagcatttgcccggggtattTATACCCTCCCTGTGCCTGGCTCATGGGTATTTGTGCTCTCACTGTGGGACAGTCTGTTGTTGCTGACGTCCGGCTCTCGCCTTCTGATTAGTGAGTCGCACGGCTCCCAAGTTAAGCCCCGGGCCGGCAGGTGGGGGTTTGATGAGACATTTGGGCAACGTCTCTGGGGCTTGCGGCTCACACACATTAATGAGCAACAGTTTACAAATCGTCAGCTTTGTGTGTATAGAAACCCTGTGTGATTTCCCTTCATCTCTGCGATTCATTATATAAAGGGCAAAGGAGAGGGATTGGGGGGCAAGTGGAGCACTGAGTGAATTCATTAATAGATCCCACTGAAATTACACTGAGCAGGATTTCTCCAATCAATAAGAGATGATTCTGCTCCACAAATTAACTCTTGTTCATTTCCAGCTGATTGTTGCCTTCCCCATGCAGCACAAacactatgtaaatatatatatgtatgtatgtgtctataaatgtaaatatatgtatgtatgtgtctataaatgtaaatatatgtatgtatgtgtctataaatgtatatatatgtatgtatgtgtctataaatgtatatatatatatgtgtctataaatgtaaatatatatatatatgtctataaatgtaaatatatatatatatgtgtgtataaatgtaactatatatatgtatgtgtctataaatgtaaatatatatatatgtgtgtataaatgtaaatatatatatatgtatgtgtctataaatgtaaatatatatatatatgtgtgtataaatgtaaatatatatatatgtatgtgtctataaatgtaataaagtcgcagtgttgatccgtcTGTATCCgtcagtcgtgtcgcgtcagatcaagctgcgacttcatccaacaatgcattcacttaccttatttacgtcgcatgtgttttgtcgcagcgcattGGATTGCACctaaaaacgtccatgtagtcctgcccttaccttatttccgtcacatgcgatttgtcgccagcgttttgtcgcagcgtgttcgatcgcaccgaaaacgtccgtgtagtcctacccctagagatagaaatgtcggataaagtcgcagtgttgatccgtcTGCATCCgtcagtcgtgtcgcgtcagatcaagctgcgacttcatccgacaatacATTCACTTATCTTATTTCCTTTCGCATGTAATTTTTTTGccagcgttttgtcgcagcattTCAGATCTCGCCAAAAActtctgtgtagtcctacccttattctATAGTCCCATGTCTGTTTACTCTGCTTTAGCTAAGCCTCCTTATCTCTTTCATTTTCATTGTTGAATCAGCCACAGACATCTCAAACCAGTGGACTGTGAAAGTGTCGCTGGGATGTCAATTTAGGAAATGTTTAATGGATCCCCCTATGAAGTGAGCCACCCCCAAGAGTATAGTGTCTCCTAGTGGCTATAAAAGGAAGGAACCCATTTCCCTGGGCAGAGATAGTGAGAGAAATGTGGTTACCCCCGTGgtgatacagtcatatgaaaaagtttgggaacccctcttaattctttggagttttgtttatcattggcagagctttcaaagtagcaacttccttttaatatagaacatgccttatggaaacagtagtatttcagcagttacataaagtttattggattaacagaaaatatacaatatgcatcataacaaaattagacaggtgcataaatgtgggcacccaacagagatattacatcaatacttagttgagctccttttgcaaatgtaacagcctctagacgcctcctatagtctttgatgagtgtctggattctggatgtggctatttttgaccattcgtccatccaaaatctctccagttcagttaaatttgatggctgccgagcatggacagtctgcttcaaatcagcccatagattttccatgatattcaagtcgggggactccagaatattgtacttgtccctctgcataaatgtctttgtagatttccaagtgtgtttagggtcattgtcttgttggaatatccaacccctgcagcttaacttcaactttgtgactgatgcttgaacattatcctgaagaatttgttgatattgggttgaattcatccgaccctcggctttaacaagggccccagtagtccctgaactagtcacacagccccacagcatgatgggacctccaccaaatgtgacagtcggtaacaggtgtttttcttggaatgccgtgttcttcttccgccatgcaaagtgctttttgttatgaccaaataactcaattttagtctcatcagtccaaagcactttattccaatatgtcttgtctaaatgagcttttccatagaacaagcgactgtgtttgtgtgagtgcagaaagggcttctttctcatccccctgccatacacatgttctttgtgcaaattgtgctgaattgtagaacgatgtacagatacaccatctgcagcaagatgttcttgcaggtctttggagatgatctttgggttgtctgtaacattctcacaatcctccacatatgccgctcctgtatttttcttggcctgccagacctgagttttacagcaactgtgcctgtggccttccatttcctgattacattccttacagttgaaactgacagtttaaacctctgagatagctttttgtagccttcccctaaaccatgatactgaacaatctttgttttcacaacttttgagagttgctttgaggatcccatgctgtcactcttcagaggagagtcaaacataaacacaacttgcaattggtcaccttttctcatgactggacacacctgcctatgaagttcaaagtTTAACatgctaatccaaccaatttggtgttgccagtaatcagtattgagcagttacatgcattcatatAAGCAAAATTACAATGGTACCCAAacttttgcacagccagtttttaacctttttatttaatgtcatacaactgaatactgctttacttaaaaatattgttctgaaaacaccccagtactcagatgttcctgggaaataaaagacaaaccactgttatcttttttgttgaaagtggagtcaattattatgcaggctgagaagggttcccaaacttttgcaTATGATTGTATATCTTATAtactgtgtggtggggtatgGGTAGCATTATGTGATAAAAAGGGGAAGGCGACCCCCTGATATTATATAAGGAAGGGAAGAAGTTTCATTTCTTATAGCCAATATGGTGGGAATAGGGTGATGCACATTGAGCCTTGGATAAGAGACCAAAGTTctaggctgtgattggctgattgtcAGGATCTGTAGTAGAACCAGGTAGTTGGGAAAAGTCTATaatcactttataaatacagagtACAAGGATGCTCCACACCTAATTTTCAATTGATATAAATCACATTCATGCGATTAGTTTTTATGCGCCCTTAGTACTCAATTGCGCTCACCCAGTTAATCAAAAGGTTCTGGTGCCCAAACCTCTCGCTTGAAACAAATTAATGCAACTTTATACGACTTCTCATTCATATGGGTCACTCACCGCCCAGGTGCAGCTCCCCAAACCCACAGCAAGGGGGGACCAgccaatgtttcaaaatgaacACGCACTCTATGGTTTTCCAGACAGCAATGAGGATTAAAAACTGCTTTATTTTATCAACATATTCCCTAACGCGTTTTGCCTGAtcccacacgtaatcataggtacAAGTATATATTGTCTGTTACTCAGTTTAAAAAGTGTTCGGGGCCGACATCATAACTGACGTGTTCTCCCCTCTGTCTATTTACCTTTATATCACTAAAGAGACAAAGCTGAGTCCTTGTAAATGGTTGTCAGTGTTTAGTCTATAGCTCAGGCCAAGAGAAGAGTGATAATGAtaaaaagcacatgaccagtccCAGACTCTTTCTCACTCTGCCCAGCCTCAAAAATCCCATCTGCCCATCCTCTAGTTTTCCTGTAGCCTTCCCCAGACTCTCCTGTCCTACACCCATTCTGTCCTGCTCTACATCTGCTCAATCCTACTCCAGTCTGTCCTGTTCTACATCTATTTCTTCCTGCTCCAGTCTGTCCCGTCCTACATCTATTTCTCCCTGCTCCAGTCTGTCCCGTTCTATATCTATTTCTCCCTGCTCCAGTCTAATCTTATTTACACCTGCTTCTCCCTGCTCCAGTCTGTCCCGTTCTACATCTATTTCTCCCTGCTTCAGTCTAATCTTATTT
This region includes:
- the gnrh2.L gene encoding progonadoliberin-2 gives rise to the protein MACQGHLVFLLIVLLAVSTQFSNAQHWSHGWYPGGKRQLDMRSFPEISGDLKPCEGERCDYQTNEMSILKDLMARFMFPRERQRK